A region of Leifsonia xyli DNA encodes the following proteins:
- a CDS encoding DNA-binding response regulator yields the protein MIRVLVADDQLLVRAGFRALLESEDDVEVVGEAGTGREAVELVRRTHPDVVLMDIRMPDGDGLWATEEIVADPELAGTRIVIVTTFELDEYVAQGIVAGASGFLVKDTEPVELIRAVRVVAAGDALLSPGVTRRLIERVSGGLRPAPDSAQLAQLTEREREVLALVAHGLTNTEIGERLYLSPLTAKTHVSRIMTKLDARDRVHLVVLAYETGLVQPGWQ from the coding sequence GTGATCCGCGTGCTGGTGGCCGACGACCAGCTGCTGGTCCGTGCGGGCTTCCGGGCGCTGCTGGAGTCGGAGGACGACGTGGAGGTGGTCGGCGAGGCCGGCACGGGACGCGAGGCGGTCGAGCTGGTGCGGCGGACGCATCCCGACGTCGTGCTCATGGACATCCGGATGCCCGACGGCGACGGCCTGTGGGCGACCGAGGAGATCGTGGCCGACCCGGAGCTGGCCGGCACGCGGATCGTGATCGTGACGACGTTCGAGCTGGACGAGTACGTCGCCCAGGGGATCGTCGCCGGCGCGAGCGGCTTCCTGGTGAAGGACACGGAGCCGGTCGAGCTCATCCGCGCGGTGCGGGTGGTCGCGGCGGGGGATGCGCTGCTTTCCCCCGGCGTGACCCGCCGCCTCATCGAACGCGTCTCGGGCGGCCTGCGCCCCGCGCCCGACTCCGCACAGCTGGCGCAGCTGACGGAGCGCGAGCGCGAGGTCCTGGCGCTGGTGGCGCACGGACTGACGAACACCGAGATCGGCGAGCGGCTCTACCTCAGCCCGCTCACCGCGAAGACGCACGTCTCGCGCATCATGACCAAGCTCGACGCGCGCGACCGCGTCCACCTCGTCGTCCTCGCCTACGAGACCGGTCTGGTGCAGCCCGGCTGGCAGTAG
- a CDS encoding hydroxyacid dehydrogenase, translating into MSTDETAGAPRHRAVLADEVTALPADRRPESGPIAVLPEPEQQFVDAVEAAGGTVEPLSDRTRGVVWLSNKDAAAFPPVLEAHPGIGWVQLPFAGVDAFAGILASEDRPGLVWTSAKGAYAQPVAEHALVLSLALLRVIPKRVRARSWATEPEGRSLYGLDVVIVGAGGIALELMRLLEPFGARVTIVRRSSAPVPGAVRTVTASQLGEVLPSADLVVVAAALTEGTRHLFGATELAAMKDTAYLVNIARGGLVDTDALLDALRSGSIAGAGLDVTDPEPLPDGHPLWDEPTVIITPHQADTPEMTAPLLAERIRQNVRAFLDDGRFVGVVDPSAGY; encoded by the coding sequence ATGAGCACCGACGAGACCGCTGGCGCCCCGCGGCACCGCGCCGTCCTGGCGGACGAGGTGACCGCCCTCCCGGCGGACCGCCGCCCCGAGTCCGGCCCGATCGCCGTGCTGCCGGAGCCGGAGCAGCAGTTCGTGGATGCCGTCGAGGCGGCCGGCGGCACGGTCGAGCCGCTGTCCGACCGCACGCGCGGTGTGGTCTGGCTGTCGAACAAGGATGCGGCGGCGTTCCCGCCGGTTCTGGAGGCGCATCCCGGCATCGGCTGGGTGCAGCTCCCGTTCGCCGGGGTGGATGCCTTCGCGGGCATCCTCGCCTCGGAGGACCGCCCCGGGCTCGTCTGGACCAGCGCGAAGGGCGCATACGCCCAGCCGGTCGCCGAGCACGCGCTCGTGCTGAGCCTGGCCCTGCTGCGTGTCATCCCGAAGCGGGTCCGCGCACGGTCGTGGGCCACCGAGCCGGAGGGGCGCTCGCTCTACGGCCTCGACGTGGTGATCGTCGGCGCCGGCGGCATCGCGCTGGAGCTGATGCGGCTGCTGGAGCCGTTCGGCGCCCGCGTGACCATCGTCCGCCGCTCGTCCGCTCCGGTACCGGGTGCTGTCCGCACGGTGACCGCATCCCAGCTGGGGGAGGTGCTGCCCTCGGCCGACCTCGTCGTCGTCGCCGCGGCGCTCACCGAGGGCACGCGGCACCTGTTCGGCGCCACGGAGCTCGCGGCGATGAAGGACACGGCGTATCTCGTGAACATCGCCCGCGGCGGCCTCGTGGACACGGACGCCCTGCTCGACGCGCTGCGGTCGGGCTCGATCGCCGGTGCGGGGCTGGATGTGACCGACCCCGAGCCGCTGCCGGACGGACATCCGCTCTGGGACGAGCCGACCGTCATCATCACTCCGCACCAGGCGGACACCCCCGAGATGACGGCGCCGTTGCTGGCGGAGCGCATCCGGCAGAACGTGCGGGCGTTCCTCGACGACGGGCGTTTCGTCGGCGTCGTGGACCCGTCGGCGGGCTACTGA
- a CDS encoding oligopeptide transporter yields the protein MSSEPAIVVSDLSVEYPARGPSTSCVALRGVSFRLERGQVLGVLGETGSGKSTLAQVLAGHVLPARASDPGPRISGGEASVLGHKLRKARKRDLAEVTFHVGYLPQEAAATLEPSLSVQDNVALPIFERDAHYPKRAAGARAATMLDTVHLPLSVLNKYPYELSSGQRQRVALARALVLGPSILIADEPTAGIDATVRDAVIDLLSQLRTHADFSAVVVSHDLAVLRRATDTSLVLQAGRPVGYGPIEEVLADPAHPFVAGLAKALNPPQQRTERRPQRAAARRAAQKDGRGETA from the coding sequence GTGAGTTCCGAGCCCGCCATCGTCGTCAGCGACCTTTCGGTCGAATACCCCGCGCGGGGCCCCAGCACATCGTGCGTGGCCCTGCGCGGGGTGAGCTTCCGTCTCGAGCGGGGGCAGGTGCTGGGGGTGCTCGGCGAGACCGGCTCCGGCAAGAGCACTCTCGCGCAGGTGCTCGCCGGGCATGTGCTCCCGGCGCGTGCCTCCGACCCAGGGCCGCGCATCAGCGGCGGCGAGGCGTCGGTGCTGGGGCACAAGCTCCGCAAGGCCCGCAAGCGCGACCTGGCCGAGGTGACCTTCCACGTCGGCTACCTGCCGCAGGAGGCCGCGGCGACGCTGGAGCCGTCGCTCAGCGTCCAGGACAACGTCGCGCTGCCGATCTTCGAGCGCGACGCGCACTACCCGAAGCGGGCCGCGGGAGCGCGCGCCGCGACGATGCTCGACACCGTCCACCTGCCGCTCTCGGTGCTGAACAAGTACCCGTACGAGTTGAGCTCGGGCCAGCGGCAGCGCGTGGCGCTCGCCCGGGCGCTCGTGCTCGGCCCGAGCATCCTGATCGCGGACGAGCCGACGGCCGGGATCGACGCGACCGTCCGGGACGCGGTGATCGACCTGCTCTCCCAGCTGCGGACGCACGCGGACTTCTCGGCGGTCGTGGTCAGCCACGACCTCGCCGTGCTGCGGCGCGCCACGGACACCTCGCTGGTGCTGCAGGCCGGCCGCCCGGTCGGCTACGGGCCCATCGAGGAGGTGCTCGCCGATCCCGCGCATCCGTTCGTCGCCGGCCTCGCGAAGGCCCTCAACCCGCCGCAGCAGCGCACGGAGCGGCGGCCCCAGCGAGCGGCGGCCCGCCGGGCTGCGCAGAAGGACGGACGAGGAGAGACCGCATGA
- a CDS encoding glutathione ABC transporter ATP-binding protein, translating into MSDVVKIDDLSVSFATDSGVVKAVDGVSLNVAPGEVLAIVGESGSGKTVTAKTILGLLPETATASGAVILRSKDGASQADIVSIDKRTLREVRGTDVAMVFQEPSTALNPVYPVGWQIAEGLRAHGKLSKKEAQAKAIEILERVGIPEPEKRVKYYPHQFSGGQKQRIVIAMALVLNPGLIVADEPTTALDVTVQAEILDLLRRCRDEFGAAIVLITHNMGVVADLADRVAVMYQGKLVEQADVRTLFASPKAEYTQKLLAAVPKIGQGAVATQERAIARAERPQLAPVVRARDLRIQYPGRLGRPGFVAVDGVSFEIRPGEVLGLVGESGSGKTTIGRAIAGLNKVTGGSLEVLGVEMNGVRERQFRGVRSDIGFVFQDPASSFNPLLTIAECVAEPLVVHGRASSPAEARKRVYELLEAVQLPRAYGDRFPHELSGGQRQRASLARALALEPTLLIADEPTSALDVSVQARVLELFSDLQGEFGFASLFISHDLAVVDLLADRIAVLHRGRLVEEGTGAEVLGNPREPYTQRLLASLPVPDPAEQADRREELRRLSAPTA; encoded by the coding sequence ATGAGCGACGTGGTGAAGATCGACGACCTCTCGGTGAGCTTCGCCACCGACTCCGGCGTCGTCAAGGCGGTCGACGGCGTGAGCCTGAACGTCGCCCCGGGCGAGGTCCTCGCGATCGTCGGCGAGTCCGGCTCGGGCAAGACGGTCACCGCCAAGACCATCCTCGGACTCCTGCCGGAGACCGCGACGGCGTCCGGCGCGGTCATCCTGCGCAGCAAGGACGGCGCGTCCCAGGCGGACATCGTCTCCATCGACAAGCGCACGCTGCGCGAGGTGCGCGGCACCGACGTGGCCATGGTGTTCCAGGAGCCGTCAACCGCCCTCAACCCCGTCTATCCGGTCGGCTGGCAGATCGCCGAGGGCCTGCGCGCCCACGGCAAGCTGTCGAAGAAGGAGGCGCAGGCGAAGGCGATCGAGATCCTCGAGCGGGTCGGCATCCCGGAGCCGGAGAAGCGGGTCAAATACTACCCGCACCAGTTCTCGGGCGGGCAGAAGCAGCGCATCGTCATCGCGATGGCGCTCGTGCTGAACCCCGGGCTGATCGTCGCCGACGAGCCGACCACGGCGCTGGACGTGACCGTGCAGGCCGAGATCCTCGACCTGCTGCGCCGCTGCCGCGACGAGTTCGGCGCCGCCATCGTGCTGATCACGCACAACATGGGCGTGGTCGCCGACCTGGCCGACCGCGTCGCCGTGATGTACCAGGGCAAGCTCGTGGAGCAGGCCGACGTGCGCACGCTGTTCGCGTCGCCGAAAGCGGAGTACACGCAGAAGCTGCTCGCCGCCGTCCCGAAGATCGGACAGGGCGCCGTCGCGACGCAGGAGCGCGCCATCGCCCGCGCCGAGCGCCCGCAGCTGGCGCCGGTCGTGCGAGCGCGCGACCTGCGCATCCAGTACCCGGGCCGTCTCGGCCGCCCGGGGTTCGTCGCCGTGGACGGCGTCTCGTTCGAGATCCGCCCGGGCGAGGTGCTCGGCCTGGTGGGCGAGTCCGGCTCCGGCAAGACCACGATCGGGCGCGCGATCGCCGGCCTCAACAAGGTGACCGGCGGATCGCTCGAGGTGCTCGGGGTCGAGATGAACGGCGTCCGCGAGCGGCAGTTCCGCGGCGTGCGCAGCGACATCGGGTTCGTGTTCCAGGATCCGGCGTCCAGCTTCAACCCGCTGCTGACCATCGCCGAGTGCGTGGCCGAGCCGTTGGTGGTGCACGGACGCGCGTCGTCGCCGGCCGAGGCGCGCAAGCGCGTGTACGAGCTGCTGGAGGCGGTGCAGCTGCCGCGCGCGTACGGGGACCGCTTCCCGCACGAGCTGTCCGGCGGCCAGCGCCAGCGCGCCAGCCTCGCACGAGCGCTCGCTCTGGAGCCGACCCTCCTCATCGCGGACGAGCCGACCTCGGCGCTCGACGTCTCGGTTCAGGCCCGCGTGCTGGAACTGTTCTCCGACCTGCAGGGGGAGTTCGGCTTCGCGTCGCTGTTCATCAGCCACGACCTCGCGGTGGTCGACCTGCTCGCCGACCGGATCGCGGTGCTGCATCGCGGCCGCCTGGTCGAGGAGGGCACGGGCGCGGAGGTCCTCGGCAACCCGCGCGAGCCGTACACGCAGCGGCTGCTCGCATCCCTCCCGGTCCCGGATCCGGCCGAACAGGCCGACCGGCGGGAGGAACTGCGGAGGTTGAGCGCGCCGACCGCTTAG
- a CDS encoding peptide ABC transporter permease, translating to MSNAALTSRKRSLWDRLPIVHQLRQSVGLQRGMLVVGLVLTVVFILVAVFAPLIAPYGFAQSKADGKSFGAQQPPSAAHIWGTTSGGYDVFSRVIWGAQTAILVIIVAVILSIFIGVLLGLVSGYFGGWLDRVLVVVCDAIYAFPSLLLAIVVAIAISGGQSSLWGGIFAAAISITVVYIPQYFRVIRSEVVRIKAEAYVEAAKVVGASNGRIMFRHVLRNSTRTLPLIFTLNSSEAILTLAGLGFLGFGIEPTAAAEWGYDLNKAVDDVTSGIWWTAIYPGLAIVLAVLGITLVGESLNDLADPRLRGRRRAAVASGQVAETSVVPGGPLTAGPGGVDGLEGGESFDQHGIEVRP from the coding sequence ATGTCGAACGCAGCACTCACCTCCCGCAAGCGTTCCCTCTGGGACCGCCTGCCGATCGTCCATCAGCTCCGTCAGAGCGTCGGGCTGCAGCGCGGGATGCTCGTCGTGGGCCTCGTGCTCACGGTCGTGTTCATCCTGGTCGCCGTCTTCGCCCCGCTGATCGCACCCTACGGTTTCGCCCAGAGCAAGGCCGACGGAAAATCGTTCGGCGCGCAGCAGCCGCCGAGCGCCGCGCACATCTGGGGCACCACCTCCGGCGGCTACGACGTGTTCTCGCGGGTGATCTGGGGAGCGCAGACCGCGATCCTCGTGATCATCGTCGCCGTCATCCTGTCGATCTTCATCGGCGTACTGCTCGGTCTCGTCTCCGGCTACTTCGGCGGCTGGTTGGACCGCGTGCTCGTCGTGGTCTGCGACGCGATCTACGCGTTCCCGTCCCTGCTGCTGGCGATCGTCGTTGCCATCGCCATCAGCGGCGGCCAGTCGAGTCTGTGGGGCGGCATCTTCGCCGCCGCGATCTCGATCACGGTGGTCTACATCCCGCAGTACTTCCGGGTCATCCGCTCCGAGGTGGTCCGCATCAAGGCCGAGGCGTACGTCGAGGCGGCGAAGGTCGTCGGGGCGAGCAACGGGCGGATCATGTTCCGTCACGTCCTGCGCAACTCGACCCGCACCCTGCCGCTGATCTTCACGCTCAACTCGTCGGAGGCCATCCTGACCCTCGCGGGCCTCGGCTTCCTCGGCTTCGGCATCGAGCCGACGGCCGCCGCGGAGTGGGGCTACGACCTCAACAAGGCCGTGGACGACGTGACCTCCGGCATCTGGTGGACCGCCATCTACCCGGGTCTCGCGATCGTGCTGGCCGTCCTCGGCATCACGCTCGTCGGCGAGAGCCTCAACGACCTGGCCGACCCGCGCCTGCGCGGTCGCCGTCGCGCCGCGGTCGCGTCGGGTCAGGTCGCCGAGACGTCCGTCGTCCCGGGCGGTCCGCTGACCGCGGGTCCCGGGGGAGTCGACGGACTCGAGGGCGGGGAATCATTCGACCAGCACGGAATCGAGGTGCGTCCATGA
- a CDS encoding peptide ABC transporter permease, with amino-acid sequence MTATVSTADAGTTPGPERTRAKRRSGGGLGRYLLIRALLIIPTIFILVTVVFFLMRSTGDPITASLGGKLPPAQLAERVHEAGYDRPIIVQYFEYLGQLLRGDFGTTFTDNQPVTQVLIHYGAATLELAFYALIVAFIVGIPLGLIAAYYRDKAQDATLRIFAILFYATPVFFVGLVLKLIFSIWLGWLPVSGRASTGSELEMQTLDNKTGIYLIDAFQTGDPDVIGDVLLHAILPGIALGLLTAGIFLRLVRTNVIGTLSTDYVDAARSRGVPESRLLRKHAYRPALIPIITVIGLQIALLLGGAVLTESTFEWKGLGFQLVHYLQARDFVAVQGMVVLLAVIVTLTNFVVDVIAALIDPRVRY; translated from the coding sequence ATGACAGCGACTGTCAGCACCGCCGACGCCGGGACGACCCCCGGCCCCGAGCGGACCAGGGCGAAGCGGCGCTCCGGAGGCGGCCTCGGCCGCTACCTCCTGATCCGCGCTCTCCTGATCATCCCCACCATCTTCATCCTGGTCACCGTCGTCTTCTTTCTGATGCGGTCGACCGGCGACCCCATCACCGCGTCGCTCGGCGGCAAACTGCCGCCCGCGCAGCTCGCGGAGCGGGTGCACGAGGCCGGCTACGACCGGCCGATCATCGTCCAGTACTTCGAGTACCTCGGCCAACTGCTGCGCGGCGACTTCGGCACGACCTTCACCGACAACCAGCCGGTCACGCAGGTGCTCATCCACTACGGCGCCGCCACGCTGGAGCTCGCCTTCTACGCTCTCATCGTCGCCTTCATCGTCGGCATCCCGCTCGGGCTGATCGCCGCGTATTACCGCGACAAGGCCCAGGATGCGACCCTGCGCATCTTCGCCATCCTCTTCTACGCCACGCCCGTGTTCTTCGTCGGCCTGGTGCTGAAGCTGATCTTCTCGATCTGGCTGGGGTGGCTCCCGGTGTCCGGGCGAGCGTCCACCGGTTCGGAACTGGAGATGCAGACGCTCGACAACAAGACAGGCATCTACTTGATCGACGCGTTCCAGACCGGGGACCCGGACGTCATCGGCGACGTGCTGCTCCACGCGATCCTGCCGGGCATCGCACTCGGCCTGCTGACGGCGGGCATCTTCCTGCGTCTCGTCCGCACGAACGTCATCGGGACGCTGTCGACGGACTACGTGGATGCGGCGCGCTCGCGCGGCGTGCCCGAGTCGCGGCTGCTCCGCAAGCACGCCTACCGGCCGGCCCTCATCCCGATCATCACGGTCATCGGCCTGCAGATCGCGCTGCTGCTCGGCGGCGCGGTGCTGACCGAGTCGACGTTCGAGTGGAAGGGCCTCGGCTTCCAGCTGGTGCACTACCTGCAGGCGCGCGACTTCGTCGCGGTGCAGGGCATGGTGGTGCTGCTCGCGGTGATCGTCACCCTGACCAACTTCGTGGTCGACGTCATCGCGGCCCTCATCGACCCGAGAGTGAGGTACTGA
- a CDS encoding peptide ABC transporter substrate-binding protein, protein MTSAHNGGRRLLAVSAAFAAAALVLAGCSGSNNGSGGGGGAITVGTTDKITSIDPAGSYDNGSFAVMNQVYPFLLNSPYGSPDVKPDIAESADFTSPTEFTVKLKPGLKFANGHDLTSSDVKFTFDRQIKINDPNGPASLLANLDSVSTPDKTTVVFKLKVPNDQTFAQVLSSPAGPIVDEQVFSADKVTPDNTIVKGHPFAGQYDITSYDFNNLIAYKAFDGYKGILGKPATQKVNVKYYAESSNLKLDIQKNAIDVAFRSLSATDIASLEGNNKVKVVKGPGGEIRYIVFNFNTQPFGATTSEADPKKALAVRQAAADLVDRAAIADQVYKGTYTPLYSYVPDGLTGATKVLKDLYGDGNGGPSLDKAKAALQAAGVTTPVSLNLQYNPDHYGPSSGDEYALVKEQLENGGLFKVNLQSTEWVQYSKDRTKDTYPAYQLGWFPDYSDADNYLSPFFIKDNFLANHYDNAEVQDLIAKQAGTTDKAERTKLIEEIQAKVGADLSTLPLLQGSQVAVVAKGVSGADKTLDASFKFRYGALSK, encoded by the coding sequence ATGACATCCGCACACAACGGTGGACGGCGCCTGCTCGCCGTATCCGCCGCGTTCGCGGCCGCGGCACTGGTGCTCGCCGGCTGCTCGGGCAGCAACAACGGATCCGGCGGCGGTGGCGGTGCGATCACCGTCGGCACGACCGACAAGATCACGTCGATCGACCCGGCGGGCTCGTACGACAACGGCTCCTTCGCCGTGATGAACCAGGTCTACCCGTTCCTGCTCAACAGCCCCTACGGCAGCCCGGACGTCAAGCCGGACATCGCCGAGAGCGCCGACTTCACGTCGCCGACCGAGTTCACGGTCAAGCTCAAGCCGGGCCTGAAGTTCGCGAACGGCCACGACCTGACCTCGTCGGATGTGAAGTTCACCTTCGACCGCCAGATCAAGATCAACGACCCCAACGGCCCCGCGTCGCTGCTCGCCAACCTCGACAGCGTCTCGACGCCGGACAAGACGACGGTCGTCTTCAAGCTCAAGGTCCCGAACGACCAGACCTTCGCCCAGGTGCTCTCGAGCCCGGCCGGTCCGATCGTCGACGAGCAGGTCTTCTCGGCCGACAAGGTCACGCCGGACAACACGATCGTGAAGGGCCACCCCTTCGCCGGTCAGTACGACATCACGAGCTACGACTTCAACAACCTCATCGCGTACAAGGCGTTCGACGGCTACAAGGGCATCCTCGGCAAGCCGGCGACGCAGAAGGTCAACGTCAAGTACTACGCCGAGTCCTCGAACCTGAAGCTCGACATCCAGAAGAACGCGATCGACGTGGCCTTCCGCAGCCTCTCGGCCACCGACATCGCGAGCCTCGAGGGCAACAACAAGGTCAAGGTCGTCAAGGGCCCGGGTGGCGAGATCCGCTACATCGTGTTCAACTTCAACACCCAGCCGTTCGGCGCCACCACCTCTGAGGCGGACCCGAAGAAGGCCCTCGCGGTGCGCCAGGCGGCGGCCGACCTCGTCGACCGCGCGGCCATCGCCGACCAGGTCTACAAGGGCACCTACACCCCGCTGTACTCCTACGTCCCGGACGGCCTGACCGGCGCCACCAAGGTGCTCAAGGACCTCTACGGCGACGGCAACGGCGGCCCCAGCCTCGACAAGGCGAAGGCGGCCCTGCAGGCGGCCGGCGTGACCACGCCCGTGTCGCTGAACCTCCAGTACAACCCGGACCACTACGGCCCGTCCTCCGGTGACGAGTACGCGCTGGTCAAGGAGCAGCTGGAGAACGGCGGCCTGTTCAAGGTCAACCTGCAGTCGACCGAGTGGGTGCAGTACTCGAAGGACCGCACCAAGGACACGTACCCGGCCTACCAGCTCGGCTGGTTCCCGGACTACTCCGACGCGGACAACTACCTGTCGCCGTTCTTCATCAAGGACAACTTCCTGGCGAACCACTACGACAACGCCGAGGTCCAGGACCTCATCGCGAAGCAGGCGGGCACGACCGACAAGGCCGAGCGCACCAAGCTGATCGAGGAGATCCAGGCCAAGGTGGGCGCCGACCTCAGCACGCTGCCGCTGCTGCAGGGCTCGCAGGTCGCTGTCGTCGCCAAGGGCGTGTCGGGCGCGGACAAGACGCTCGACGCCTCCTTCAAGTTCCGTTACGGGGCGCTTTCGAAGTAA
- a CDS encoding DNA primase → MAGRIRQSDIEEVKARTNIADIVGDYVSLKTGGVGALKGLCPFHDEKSPSFYVRPGVGRYHCFGCGEGGDVYEFLLKMDHVSFTDAVERLAGRIGYQLHYEEGGGGPSEGSGNRARLLAANSAAEEFFRDRLSAPDADPGRRFLGERGFDANAAAHFGVGFAPKSWDELTKHLRGKGFTQDELLAAGLVSQGDRGVYDRFRGRLIWPIRDVTGQTIGFGARRLLDDDKGPKYLNTPETAVYKKAQVLYGLDLAKRDISRQDQVVVVEGYTDVMACHLAGITTAVATCGTSFGVDHIKVIRRVMGDDSSQGSVIFTFDPDAAGQKAATRAFGEEQRFSAQTYVAVGPDGLDPCDLRLAKGDDAVRRMIDSRKPMYEFMIRQVVERFDLDSVEGRMAALRAGAPIVATIRDPASQSGYTRELARLSGAELQDATRAVRAAQRGGGQRGGDSRERTPSTADTAREQARPLPQADLADPTQRTERESLMVLLQLPGEVGPERAARAVQVPFVNPTHAVVRDAIASQLPTLTQPGWVDRVLAEVPQAYAPTVNALAVAALPQDGDTGRYARSIVDGLIDRDLLREKAELTSRLGRTEDPELRRQISIAMVAIESERRRLRGE, encoded by the coding sequence ATGGCCGGCCGGATTCGACAGAGCGACATCGAAGAGGTCAAGGCCCGCACCAACATCGCCGACATCGTCGGCGACTACGTCAGCCTCAAGACCGGCGGTGTCGGCGCGCTCAAGGGTCTCTGCCCGTTCCACGACGAGAAGAGCCCCAGCTTCTACGTACGCCCGGGCGTCGGCCGGTACCACTGCTTCGGCTGCGGCGAGGGCGGCGACGTCTACGAGTTCCTCCTCAAGATGGACCACGTGTCCTTCACCGACGCCGTCGAGCGCCTCGCCGGGCGGATCGGCTACCAGCTCCACTACGAGGAGGGCGGCGGCGGACCATCGGAGGGCTCGGGCAACCGCGCCCGCCTGCTGGCGGCCAATTCGGCCGCCGAGGAGTTCTTCCGCGACCGGCTGTCCGCCCCGGACGCGGATCCCGGCCGCCGATTCCTCGGGGAGCGCGGCTTCGACGCGAACGCCGCGGCCCACTTCGGCGTCGGCTTCGCCCCGAAGAGCTGGGACGAGCTCACCAAGCACCTGCGCGGCAAGGGCTTCACGCAGGACGAACTGCTCGCCGCCGGCCTGGTCTCCCAGGGCGACCGCGGCGTGTACGACCGCTTCCGCGGCCGGCTGATCTGGCCGATCCGGGATGTGACGGGCCAGACCATCGGTTTCGGCGCCCGCCGCCTGCTCGACGACGACAAGGGTCCGAAGTACCTCAACACCCCCGAGACCGCCGTCTACAAGAAGGCACAGGTGCTCTACGGCCTCGACCTCGCCAAGCGCGACATCTCCCGCCAGGATCAGGTGGTCGTCGTCGAGGGGTACACCGATGTCATGGCCTGCCACCTCGCGGGTATCACGACCGCCGTCGCGACCTGCGGCACCTCGTTCGGCGTCGACCACATCAAGGTGATCCGCCGGGTGATGGGCGACGACAGCAGCCAGGGCTCCGTCATCTTCACCTTCGACCCGGATGCGGCGGGCCAGAAGGCCGCGACCCGCGCCTTCGGCGAGGAGCAGCGCTTCTCCGCCCAGACCTATGTCGCCGTCGGCCCGGACGGCCTCGACCCGTGCGACCTCCGGCTCGCGAAGGGCGACGACGCCGTCCGGCGGATGATCGACTCCCGCAAGCCGATGTACGAGTTCATGATCCGCCAGGTGGTCGAGCGCTTCGACCTCGACTCGGTGGAGGGGCGCATGGCCGCCCTGCGCGCCGGCGCTCCGATCGTCGCGACCATCCGCGATCCCGCCTCGCAGAGCGGCTACACCCGCGAGCTGGCCCGCCTCTCCGGTGCGGAGCTGCAGGATGCGACGCGAGCCGTCCGCGCGGCCCAGCGCGGCGGCGGCCAGCGCGGCGGCGACTCCCGTGAGCGCACGCCGTCGACTGCAGACACGGCCCGCGAGCAGGCGCGCCCGCTGCCGCAGGCCGACCTCGCCGATCCCACCCAGCGCACCGAGCGCGAGAGCCTCATGGTGCTCCTGCAGCTCCCGGGCGAGGTGGGCCCCGAGCGCGCGGCCCGCGCCGTCCAGGTCCCGTTCGTGAACCCGACCCACGCCGTGGTCCGCGACGCCATCGCGAGCCAGCTCCCCACGCTGACGCAGCCGGGCTGGGTGGATCGCGTGCTCGCCGAAGTGCCCCAGGCCTACGCCCCGACGGTCAACGCCCTCGCCGTCGCGGCCCTCCCGCAGGACGGCGACACCGGACGCTACGCCCGCTCGATCGTCGACGGACTCATCGACCGCGATCTGCTCCGCGAGAAGGCCGAGCTGACCTCGCGCCTCGGCCGCACCGAGGACCCGGAGCTGCGACGGCAGATCTCGATCGCCATGGTCGCGATCGAGTCCGAACGGCGGCGTCTCCGCGGCGAGTAG